The Sphingobacteriales bacterium nucleotide sequence TAAATGTTTACTTTCAATATAATTATTCAAATGGGAGCTCTAATGTTATTAACAACTCTGTCAATAGTACAGTTACTGGAGGGTTATTTAACTATACAACTTGGGAACAAGGAACTGTTGCTTCAAGCAGCGGTGTAAATGGGAATAATATAAACATTATTATCCAAGGCACTCAGAATTATAATCTTTTCTTAGATGGTCTTGGTACAATATATACTGGAGATGCACTTATCAATATCAATTACAATCCATGTACAGGTGGTTCGAATGTTAGAGTTTATAGACAACATACAAGTGTTGATTAATAATAAAATATATCTTATATTCACAATAAAATCATCGCAATTATGTATATTTTTATTACAAAAGCAAGTATTCTTGATATTTTTGGATTTATTTTTCCATTTTTTTATCTAATCCTAATTCTTGTGTTCATCTTTTTTGCAGTAAAACTATTTATTAGATTATATAAGTATCTTGGAACAAGAATTAGACAATGAATAAATCATATATTCTTTAAGAATGCTTGAATATCTTTAAAACATTGCATGCCTTGTTCGTCAACTTTTGGTGTATTAAAGAATGCATGTATCAATCCTTTGTAATCTTTGTATAATACTACATTGCCTGCTTGTTGTAATTTATCTGCATATGCTTTGCCTTCATCTTTCAATGGATCATACTCTGCTGTAATTACAAATGCTGGTGGCAAGTTCTTAAAATCTTCATTATATATTGGCGAGCATTCTGGCTTCAGTCTATCTTCTGGATTTGGCACATATTTTTTCTGAAACCAAAGAATTGCTTCTTTCGTCAATAGATAACCTTCTTTATATTTTTCTATTGATGCTGATTTAACTTTCCCATCTACCCAAGGATAGACTAATACTTGTGCTGCTAATTTAATTGTTGGATGTGTTTTAAAGTGATGTGCTACACAAGCAGAAATTGTTGCGCCAGCACTATCGCCAGAAACAATTATCTTATTTGGGTCAATGCCTAATTTTTCTGCATGTTGGTGTACATATTCTACAATTTTATAACCATCTTCTTGTGCAGAAGGAAATGTATGCTCTGGTGCCAATCTATAATCAACAGAAATAACAGTACAATTATTCATACCACACAATCTTCTGGTTACATAGTCATGTGAATCTATATTGTAAAAAACATAACCACCACCATGAAAATAAATAATTACTTTCAGATTTTTTTGCTCTGTGTTTTTGTATATCCGAACAGGAATGCCATCAAAAATTGTATTCTCAATATATTTGATTGGTGTTTTGCTATCGTATAGAAAACTTCCGAGCTTAGATAGGTTGATATTTTTCTTTCTTTCTTTGTTAATATCCAAGCCATCAACTTCTCTCATTGGTTGTACATTATTGACAAACCAAAGCATTAATTTTAATTTCCAATTCATTATATTAAAACTAATTAAAAAATCTAATGATTTAGCACATAGTTATTAATAATTAACGAATGATAATTTTATATTTTCAGTAAAATATCAATTGCAGCCTTTGCAATTACAGTGCCTGGCCCAAATACGCCAATTACACCAGCGTTGTATAGATAGTCGTAATCTTGTTTAGGTATTACGCCACCACAAACTACTTTTATATCACTTCTATTTATTTTTTTTAATGCTTCTATTAATTGTGGAATTAAAGTTTTGTGTCCTGCTGCTAATGACGATACACCAACTAAATGCACATCATTGTCTGCTGCTTGTTGTGCTACTTCTTCTGGTGTTTGGAATAATGGAGAAATATCTACATCAAACCCAATATCTGCAAATGCTGTGGCAATAACTTTTGCGCCACGGTCATGTCCATCTTGTCCAATTTTTGCAATTAAAATTCGTGGTCTTCTGCCTTCTTTTTTTGCAAAACTATCGCAAGCACTAATTGCCTGTTCAAAATCTTTATTTTGTTTAGATTGATTTGCGTACACGCCACTTATTGTTTTTATGGTTGCATTATATCTACCAAATACTTTTTCTAATGCTAAAGATATTTCGCCTAATGTTGCTCTTTGTCTTGCTGCATCTACAGCTAAAGTTAATAAATTTTCAGTTCCATTTTTGCTGCAGCTGTAATTTTATCTAATGCTACTTGCACTGCATCATTATTTCTGCTTTGTTTTATGCTATTTAGTTTTTCTATCTGTTGATTTCTAACTTGCGTATTGTCAATCTCTAAAATTTCAAAATCTGTAGTATCATCCGTTTGAAAAATATTTACACCAACTATATATTCTTGCTCTGTATCTATATTTGCTTGTTTTTTAGCTGCGGCTTCTTCTATTCTCATTTTCGGAATGCCCAATTCAATTGCTTTTGTCATGCCACCATAACTTTCAATTTCTTGAATCAACTGCCAAGCATTTTCTGCAATCTCTTTAGTTTTTTGCTCTATTAAAGTACTACCAGCAAATGGATCAACAGTATCGCAAATATGTGTTTCTTTTTGTAAATATAGTTGCGTGTTACGTGCAATTTTTGCTGAAAAATCTGTAGGTAATGCTATTGCTTCATCAAAAGAATTGGTATGTAAAGATTGTGTCCCGCCAAGTGTTGCTGCCATTGCTTCTATGCATGTACGCACAATATTATTGTATGGATCTTGTTCTGTTAAACTCCACCCTGATGTTTGACAATGTGTTCTTAGTGCTAATGATTTCTCTTTCTTTGGTTGGAATGATGCTACAATATTTGACCACAATAAACGTGCTGCTCTCATCTTTGCAATTTCATTGATAAAATCCATGCCTATTGCCCAAAAAAATGATAAGCGTGGTGCAAAATCATCAATAGACAATCCTGTTTCTACGCCAGTTCTTATATATTCTATTCCATTTGCTAATGTGTATGCTAATTCTATTTCAGATGTTGCACCTGCTTCTTGCATATGATAACCTGAGATAGAAATAGAATTGAACTTAGGCATATTTTGGCTTGTGTACTTAAATATATCTGCAATAATTCTGATAGAATCTTGTGGTGGATAAATGTAAGTATTGCGCACCATAAATTCTTTTAGAATATCATTTTGTATAGTGCCACTTAGTAAGTTTTGTGCTACGCCTTGTTCTTCTGCTGCTACAATATAAAATGCCAAAATTGGTAATACTGCGCCATTCATCGTCATTGATACTGAAATTTTATCTAATGGAATTTCATGAAACAAGAGTTTCATATCTTCTACAGTATCAATAGCTACGCCTGCTTTGCCTACATCGCCTACTACACGAGCATGGTCTGAATCGTAACCACGATGTGTGGCTAAATCAAAAGCTACAGAAAGTCCTTTTTGACCTTGTGCTAAATTTCTTTTGTAGAATTGATTTGATGCTTCAGCAGTTGAAAACCCAGCATATTGTCTGATTGTCCATGGTTGAGAAACGTACATGGAAGAATATGGGCCACGCAAAAATGGTGCAATGCCTGCAACATATTTTTGGTGTGAAAATATATTTTGTGCAACTTTATTCTGTTGCTGTATTATTTTATCGAATGGAATGTTTTTATTTAGACTCATAGTAACAATCGTTCTGCAATTTAAGCAAAAAGTTGTTTGAATTTTAGAAATATCATCTTAGAAGATAAATTATTGTATCACAAATTTTTTGGTGTGCTGTTGGTTATCTATGCTAAGTTGTAAAAAATATGTGCCAAAAGCAAAGTCTAATAAATCTATTTCAATATGTTTTTGTAATTGGTTTTCGATATTTTTTGTTTCTATCGTTTTTCCATTAATATCAATAATTGAATAAGAAATATTCTTTGAATTTTTTGGCAAGTTGAGTGCAACTTTTATTTTGTCTTTTGCTGGATTTGGGTATATCATCGTCATTACATCATCTAAAAAAGAATTGTAACCTGATATGCTTGTGATGGTGCTATCTGCACTTGTTTTTTGATATTTTAATGTGATGCATCCTAATGTTTGTAGAAATTCATCGTGTACGCACATTTTTAATGAATCTTTGTAAAATACTTCGACTGTGCCATAGGTATCGCTATAGTTTTTGTTTGCCACACCATTTCCGCCACCATTCCACAAAAAGTCTTTAGTTGTAAATGGTAGATTGACTAATTGTAGTAATGAATCTATTGCACCATGTAAATATCCTTCGTCGTTTGCTGACCAGCCACTTGAACTCAACTCTGGTAATCCAGCATTTCTTCCATCATCAATCATTGAGCTATGTGTATCACCAGAAATTACGATAGTATTTTTAATATTATTTTGTTTTATATGATTTAATAAATCATTCTGGTCTTTTGGATAACCTGGCCACATATATGCAATTGTGGTGGCGTATTCTACTAAACTTCTATCTATCAATTGTCCTATTAATACAATATCCATTAGGTTTCCAAATGTTTTGTTGAACACAACTGAGCTGCCTATAATTTTCCAAGCTGCGTCAGAATTTTTTAATGCATCTAAAAGCCAATCTTTTTGTGTTTGTCCTAATGTACTATGATTTGCTGGTACTTTGTAATCGTAGGTATTTAATAATTGATTGTACTTAAATGGTGCGTGTATTGCATCTTTTGAGTTTCTTGTATCTGTTATAAAAAATTCTAAATGTCCTAATTTGAATTGATGGTGAATTCCTGTTTGGTCTATTTGTGGGTAGCTTGGAAAAAATTTGAAATAATTTTTTATCGCAGAATCTCTTAAGCCAATTGGTAATGGTGCATCTGCTAAAACATATTTTGTGTCGCCATTTGGTAATGTTTGTGGTGTGATGGTTGGAAATGTCCAGCCAGCAGTTCCGTTTTGTGAGAAATCATCATCATAGATATAATCAATTGGGAAATTTGGCATTAGGTAAGTTGCCATATTATAGTCTTTATATCTTAGTGCAAAAGACTCTGCTGCTAAGTTTTCTTGTAGTAAATGATATGCGCCAAATGCAGTTGGTGGATAGTTCCAATCGCCAAGATGAATAACAATGTTTAAGTCATAATCTACCATGTGTTGAAACATAGCATCGTTTTTATAATTTATATTATAACCTTGTCCTCCACCAAATTCGTTACTGTAATTGCAAGAACCTACTACGATTTTGTAATGCCCAACTTCTCCATTTTTGGAAATGTTCTAAATCTATATATTTCATTATTGTCAATATTATTGATGATTACTTTGTAATAATATCTTGTGAGTGCTGTAAGGTTATAGAGTTCTGCCATCTGAAAATTATAGCTTTCTGTTGTCGTGCTAAATTGTTTTTCCATTGCATTGCTAAACAGTGAATCTGTGCTGTATTTTAGAATAACATTTGCTGATGCTGTGGTTCTAATAAATATTTTTGCGCTGTTTTCTGTAACGCCACCAACTATTGGCTTATTAAACAACTGTTGTGCATTAGAATAAAAAACAACAAATAATAAAAATAAACAGTTAAAATATTTCATAAATAATTGAATTCCTTAAAGATAAGGAATAAAACTATTATCTAAATAGAATATTGTATAATGTAATTATTCCTGTGAGAAAAATAAATATTAATACTGCATTTTTGAATTGTAGTTCGGACATTTTACTTAAAATTATTTTGCCAATATAACTACCTAATATGCTTATCAATAAAAGTATAGGTATTAAATATAGGTATTTTATATTTACATATCCATTATAATAATACACAACTGCTCTTGATGCATCTATTGCTAAATCTATTACTGCTGATGTAGCTATGAATACTTGCATTTTCATGTTGTATGATGATAGAACTGCGCCGCGAATAGCACCTCCAGTTCCTAATAAACCTGCGAACAAACCAGATAGTGCTCCACCAAACATGGTGTTCCATTTTGTAGTTTTTATTGTTTTATTTCTGAAAATAAATAATAGTATACTAATTCCAATTAAAAATATTGATAGTGCAATTTTGAGATAGATAGGTTGTATAAATTTGCTACAATATGAACCAAGAATTACAAATAACACAGATGGAATTCCAAGATAGATGATTACTTTTTTATCGAAGCCATGCCTGAATAATGCTATTTTACTAAGATTACTCATTACATGAAAAACTGCTGTAATGCCTAATACTGTTTGAAAGTCTAAAAAATACGAAGCAATTGGAACAAAAAATAATGATGAGCCAAAACCACCTATTGTTCCTAAAATTTCTGCTATTAGTGCTAAAAATATAAACAACCACAAATCATCTATCATACAACATATTGTCCAATAAAGTTAATATCTAAAACTTAGATAATTATCAATAAGTGAAAATTCTTTATTTGATTATTCTATTACCTGAATAATATTTACTGGACATGCTTTGGCTGCTAATTGGTTGCTTTCTAGTTCGTCTTCACGTACTTTTATGCTCCAAAATCCTTTTTTGTCTTTAGCTTCCAACAAAACACTTTTGCCATCTTTTTTGCTCATGCGCCAACGTTGTGGTGCCAACTCAACACAATAATTGCAACCAATACATTTTGCTCTTTGCTGAATTATTGTAATCATACTAAAGCTGCATCCACAATTTTATATAATTTATCACTAGTTCTTATTGGAGTTTCTAGTTTAAATGCACAGGCATCTCCTTTTTTTACTGTTTCTGTTTTTCCAATTTGGTTGTGTAGTTCAGTAATGGTAGTTTCTACTGCGCCTGTAGTTGGTCCAGTAATTAATACTTTATCACCAACGTTCAACTCGTATGCTTCCATTTTAAATTCTGCTACTTGTATTTTATCAAAATAATGAACACCTTTTCCTAAGTATATTTTTTTTGTTGTAGCTTTTGAACCAGCACCATCATTCCATTCACCTAATTTTTGTCCTAAATAATATCCGCTCCAAAATCCACGATTGTACACACTTTTAAGACGTTCCATCCAATCTGCAACTTTTGCTTTATTGTATGTGCCATTTTGATAACTATCAATAGCTTCTCTATAACATTCTACTGTTGTCTTTACATAATCTGCACCTTTTCCTCTGCCTTCAATTTTTAATACTTTTACGCCTGCATCTAATACTTGATCTAAAAAATCTATTGTACATAAATCTTGTGCAGACATAATATACTCATTGTCGATTGCTAATTCATGTCCATCTTCATTATCAATTACTGTATAGGTTCTTCTACAATTTTGCACACATGCGCCTCTATTTGCTGATGCATTTGCTGTATGTAGACTTAAATAACATTTGCCTGAAACAGCCATACACAAAGCACCATGTCCAAATATTTCTATTTCTATTAATCTTCCACTTGGTCCTTTTACTTGTTCTTTTTCAATTAAATCCGTAATCTTTTTTACTTGCAATAGACTTAATTCTCTAGAAAGAACAACTGTATCTGCAAATAATGCATAAAACTTTACGGTATCAATATTTGTGATATTTACCTGCGTAGAAATATGTACTTCAAAGTTTATACTTCTTGCATATGCTATTACTGCTTGGTCTGCAGCAATTACTGCTGTAATTCCTGCATTTTTTGCTGCATCTAACACTGTGCGAATTGCAGATAAGTCGTGGTCATAAACAATTGTATTTAGCGTCAGGTAGCTTCGTACCTTGTTTTCACTACATATTTGAGCAATTTTTGGAAGGTCTTCTAGTGTAAAGTTCATGGTAGCTCGTGCTCGCATATTAAATTGCTCAACACCAAAGTACACAGAATCGCATTTTGCATGGATGGCAGCCATCAATGCCTCATAGCTTCCAGCTGGAGCCATTAGTTCAATTTTCTTTCCCATATTTATAAACGCAGTCTTCAACACTGCCTTGCAAAATTAATCATTTTGATAAAACAATGCATGTTAATATTTAATTGATTATATATTAAGTGAATTCTGCTTACATGTATTTTCACTTTTTTTATGACTTATTGTTAATGTAATATTTGATTATTAACTAAGTCAATTATATATTTTTGCTATTTTTGCAAAAAAATATCTCACAATGGAATTGAAAGAAGTAATTTCCGTGACTGGCGTGTCAGGATTAAAAAAATTGGTAGCAAACAGAAATGATGGTCTTATTTTATCTGATTTAGATGGTGCAAATAAGAAATTCTTTTCTTCTAGAGTATATATGTTCTCTCCTTTAGATAACATATCAATATACACTGATGAAGACATGGTAAGTGTAGCAGAAGTGCTTTGGAAAATGAAAGTTGCTAATGATACAACACCAATCATAGATGCAAATGCAAGCAATCAAGAATTGAGCACATACTTTTCTAGTGTTTTACCAAACTATGATAAGGAGAAAGTAAAAATAAGCGACATCAAGAAGTTAATTAGATGGTTTGGTATATTGATTACGTTTGATATTATCAAAAATCCTGAGCAGGAAGCACAACAAGAAACAAAAGAAGAAGCATAATACTGAAAACATTACATGGCACAGATTGTAGAAAGAAATAAGAGAAAATACTATCCAGAAGATTTCATATTTACTGATTGGAATTCTATTGAAAGTTATTATAGTGAATTAGAACGAACAGAAATTAGTTCTTTAGATACACTTATGAAATTTATTGAGCAAAGAAGCGAAATTGATAAGATTGTAGAAGAAGAATATAGATGGAGATATGTACGCATGACTTGCGATACGGAAAACGAAAGCTATAAAGAACAATATGAAGCATTCATCAATGATGTAATGCCACAGTTAATGCCTGTTTCTAATCGCTTGAATTTATTAGTATATCAATCTCCATTTTTTAATGATTTAGATAGCGAAAGATTTTTTATCTATAAAAGAAGTTTGAAAAATGCTATTGAACTTTATAAAGAAGAAAATGTAGCATTGATACAACAAGAACAACTTCTTGCGCACGAATTTGGTAGCATATCTGGGCAAATGACGATTGTTCATAATGATGAAGAATTTACATTACCACAAGCTGGCTTATTCTTACAAGAAAAAGATAGAGCTATTAGAAAAGAAGTTTATGAAAAAATAAACAATAGACGATTAGAAGATGAAGAAAAACTAAATCAATTATTTTCTGATTTAGTAAAAGTTAGGCACCAAATAGCTGTTAATGCTGGGTTTCAAAATTACAGAGATTACAAACTTGCAGAACTAGGTAGATTTGACTATGGTGTACAAGAATGTGAGGCATTTCATCTATCAATACAAGATATTATAATACCTATTGTAAATAAAATCTATACTTCAAAAAAAGGAAATTTAGGTGTAGAAACATTAAAACCTTATGATTTAGAAGTTGAAGAAACAGACCATACACCATTAAAACCATATCAATCTGAAAGAGAGTTTATAGATAAATCTATCCAATGTTTGAACAGTGTGGATGCCTATTTTGCAAACTGCATTGGTACAATGGATAAAATGGAATATTTAGATTTAAGTAGTAGAAAAGGAAAAGCACCTGGTGGTTATAATATGACAATGCCAGAGATAGGTATTCCATTTATATTTATGAATGGTGCTGGCACACACCGTGATGTAGAAGTAATGGTGCACGAAGCAGGACATGCCGTACACTCATTTTTAATGAGAGATTTGCCATATAATTTTGATGGTGATATTACTTCTGAAACTGCAGAATTAGCATCTATGAGTATGGAGTTTTTTACTTATGATGGATTGCAAGCTTTTTATTCTGAAGAAGAAAAAGCCAGAGCAATACAATCGCATTTAAAAGGAACAATTTCTATGCTTCCTTGGATTGCCTTAATTGATAAATTCCAGCATTGGATATACACACATCCAGAACACACTGTTGAGGAAAGAACACAAACATGGAATGCAATGCACCAACAATTATCTAGTGATGTGATTGATTGGAGCGCTTATCAAAATTATAGAAACGCAATTTGGCAAAAGCAACTACATTTATTTGAAGTTCCTTTCTATTATATTGAATATGGTATTGCGCAACTAGGTGCAATTGCCATGTACAAAAATTATTGTGAAAACAAGCATAAAACTATTGCTGAATATAAATCTGCATTGAGTTTAGGTTATACAAAAACGATACCTGATGTATACAAAGCAGCTGGAATTTCTTTTAATTTCTCTAGTACATATGTATCAGAATTAGCTTCTTTTATCTTGTCTAAAATAGAAATGCCTAGCTAAATTGCTAGGCATTAAAAAATAAATTTTACAAGATATTATCCTATTAAGTTATTATTTAAAAGATATTCTCCAATTTGTACAGCATTTGTTGCAGCACCTTTTCTTAAATTGTCTGCTACAATCCAAAGGTTTAATGTTTTTGCTTGAGTTTCATCTCTTCTAATTCTACCAACAAATACTTCGTCTTTACCATGAGCATTCATAGGCATTGGATAGATTTGGTTTGCATCATCATTTTCTACAATAACACCTGTAGAGTTTTCTAATATCTGACGAACTTCTGCTAAATCAAATTCATTTTCAAACTCAATATTTACACTTTCGCTATGTCCGCCCATTACAGGAATTCTTACAGTAGTTGCTGTTACTTTGATATTATCATCTCGCATAATTTTGCAAGTTTCTTTTATCATCTTCATTTCTTCCTTAGTGTAGCCATTGTCTTGAAAAACATCAATCTGTGGAATTACGTTTAAGTCAATTTTATATTTATACGCCATTTCTTCAGAACTTCCATTTGCTCTTTCGTTCATCAATTGGTCTACTGCTTTTTTCCCAGTTCCTGTTACACTTTGGTAAGTTGAAACAACTACTCTTTTAATTTTATATTTTAAATGTAATGGATTCAAAACTACTACCATTTGAATAGTAGAACAGTTTGGATTTGCAATAATTTTATCTTCTTTAGTAAGTGCGTCTGCATTAATTTCTGGAACAACTAATTTTTTAGTTGGATCCATACGCCACGCTGATGAATTATCTATTACTGTAATGCCAGCTTCAGCAAATATAGGTGCCCATTCTTGTGATGTAGTACCACCAGCAGAGAAAAGCGCAACATCAGGTTTCATCTCTACACACTTTTGTAATGTTACAACAGTCCATTCCTTACCTTGAAATGAAATTTTCCTTCCAGCAGATTTTTCTGATGCAACTGGAATCAATTCTGTAACTGGGAAATTTCTCTCAGCTAATACGCTTAACATTTCGCCACCAACTAAACCTGTGGAGCCAACTACTGCAACTTTCATTTTATTAAATTTTGGATAGCTAAAATAGAAGATTTTTAGGAATTTATTCTTATCTTAATGTTATCAAACAACCTTTTTAAGAAAGTTTGCTACTATATTTATATAATTTTAAAAGAAAGTGTATCTATTCATTAGATTAATATCGTTTTTGAGCATTGTATTTATTACATTAAATGTAAGTGCGCAATTTGTAGAGCAATTCTCAGATGGTGGATTTAATTCAAATCCAAATTGGAATGGCACTGAAGACCAATTTTCTGTAAACACTGAAAATACATTAGTATTGGCTGGTGATGTAGATGCAGGAACTGCGTATTTATCTACAGCTTCTACATTGACTGAGAATGTTTCTTATGAGTTTTATCTAAAACTTAACTTCCAACCTAGTACTCAAGATTTTGTAAGAATATATCTAATGAGTAATAATGAGGATTTATCATCAAATAATCAAGCATATTTGTTACAAATTAATGAACAAAATAGTCTTCAATTTGTTAGACAAAATGGTAATAGCTTTAATGTATTACAAACATTATTAAGCAATCAACTAAGCACAGGATTTAATGGATATATTAAAGTAACTAAGACTGGTGCGTGCAAATGGGTTTTTGCCTACAAATCTGTTTCAAGTGAAAATTATACAATATTAGATAGCATAATTGAGAATACAAATAATTTTGACAATCATTTTTTTGGCATTTATGGTAGTTACACAATAAATAGTAAATCTCAATTCTTTTTTGATGATTTTAGTGTAGAAGCAATTGATGGTGTTAAATCTGATGCTGACACTTTCCGTATCAATAAAATTGTAGCTGATGTTAATCAAGTTAGACTTTCATTAACAAGTAAAATTAAAAACTCAACAGAACTAAGTGCTAGTAACTTTTTAATTAATAATATTGAGGCTTTTGCATCTGTAGAAAAAATTGATGATTCTACTTTAAGCTTAATACCAACTATTGCACTTGAAAAAATAAAATTTATACACTAACCATTAAACACTCAGATTTGTGTTCTTTTGATGCTAATTTGAATGACTCATTGGAATTTGCAATTACAGATGTGCCTCAAAAAGATGATCTAGTAATCAATGAAGTGATGTTTAATACTGACAAAGTAGAATTTGTGGAATTCTACAATACGACAAACAAAATGTTTCAGCTTAGAGATATTGTTTGGAAAAAATACAGTCCAATTTCTCAAATAGAAACAGAAGAAATTGAATTTTTAAATGAGAATTATTTTATTCAACCTAATAGTTATTTCGTTTTTACAAATGATGCAACTAAATTGGTACAAGACTTTAGTAATGTTGATGCTAATAATGTAATTGAAGTTTCATTTACACCTTTAGAAGATGATGAAGATATTATTGCATTGGATAATATAGAAAAAGAAGAACTTGACAGATTAAAATACAATACAAATTTCCATTCAGGATATTTGAACGCTACAAAAAATATTTCTTTAGAAAGAATAAATCCAACAACTAAAACACAAGATAAAAACAATTGGTATTCTGCAAATAAGAATGCAGACCATGCAACACCAACAAAAGAAAACTCAGTATTGAATGAATTAAAATTAGACAATATTGGCATACAACCTGAAGTTTTTTCTCCAGACCAAGATGGATATAATGATGTATTAAACATTACTTATGCTTTTGACTCACCTTCTACTTTTGCAAACTTATCAATCTACAATGTAGAAGGAAGAAAAGTAAAAACAATACTACGCAATGAGTTATTACCATCAAATGGATTTATAGTTTGGGATGGCATTGATGACAATGGTAGCAAAGCAAGTGTTGGTATTTATTTTATCATTTTTGAAACAGTAGAAACAAACGGCAGGAAATCTGTATTCAAAGAGAAATGCGTACTTGCTACACAACTTAATTAATAATAATTCGCTAAACGTACATCTTATTATTGTTTTATACCTTTGTATATACCTACTATGATAACTC carries:
- a CDS encoding lamin tail domain-containing protein, with the protein product MNDSLEFAITDVPQKDDLVINEVMFNTDKVEFVEFYNTTNKMFQLRDIVWKKYSPISQIETEEIEFLNENYFIQPNSYFVFTNDATKLVQDFSNVDANNVIEVSFTPLEDDEDIIALDNIEKEELDRLKYNTNFHSGYLNATKNISLERINPTTKTQDKNNWYSANKNADHATPTKENSVLNELKLDNIGIQPEVFSPDQDGYNDVLNITYAFDSPSTFANLSIYNVEGRKVKTILRNELLPSNGFIVWDGIDDNGSKASVGIYFIIFETVETNGRKSVFKEKCVLATQLN